In Eremothecium gossypii ATCC 10895 chromosome V, complete sequence, the genomic stretch TCTGAAGGTCAATGTAATCCCTCAGATGAACAAATTGATGGTAGATGACACACTAGATGAAGTCATTGTGCCTTTTGTCCTCAACTGCTTCGTGCCCGGGGTGAAAAAAGAGGATATAGATGCTGAGTGCTTAGCGGATCAGAGTCTAAGAGCAGACGTTAATGAATATATATCAAACAAGTTTTCGTTGCACTTGAATGGATCAAGTCCACTCAGATTATTCGATAGGCTGAACTATTCACTTGATGGCAATCAATGGACACATGTGGTGGTTTACTGCTTTGAAAAATGCCTGCTATTGGTGGAACAAGAGCATACAGATGTAGAACCGGTAATAATTGGTAAAATCCCCATGGAACATCTCTCACGCCTTTACAAGTATAACAGCAACACTATAATCCTGGATTTGAAAAGCATTTCACTACCCGAGGTCTATTTGCAAGACCTTAAGGGCAGCGCTGCACTAATTAATAAGTGGCATTTTTATCTCTCCAATGCACAATCCAGAGTACCGGTTGCCCTGCAGACTACCAACTGCTGGCAATTGCTACCGCAACACATCCTTGATAAAGTACCCAAGGAGCTAATTTCCTACAATCAACTAACAGGCGATGCTCTTGGCCTAACTGCTAGTCTGCATAACTCCACCATATCTGGCAATAGGGGAATTAACTCATGTGGAAAATCATCAAAACTGCAGATAGTAGTAGCAGTCAGTTTATTTAATTGCCAGCCAGAGCTGCACTCTAATGAGGAGCTGCTCAAAATCATCCAGCAGCAGTTAAGAAGCCTGAAATATTCACTGCATGAAGACGATCTGCTAGGCATTGTGGTAGCTGCAAAGGAGGGCTTCAACAATGGAAGGTTCTATGGGATGGTGTCCAAAAACTGGGAACTTTGGGATGAAATAATTGACGACATGCGTGTTACAGAGAGCGACAATGGGCATGTGTCGGACATAATAGACTTACACTATATTATGGAAGCGAGCAGCAGACTTTTGAGCATGGTGGAGGGTTCCAGCGATTACATTCGCCAACTCGTCATCCTCAGTAACGACTACCAGGCGCACAGTCCCGCCGAGCCATCGGACATCCCGCCTGGAATATATCAAAGACTGGAGCAGTTTACTAGCAGGGCGATAGAGGAGTACAAGTTCTCCATTACGCAGCTTGTTACAAAAAATAGCCACGCCATACTGAGGAACTATGTGAACGGCGCCCATTATAACATAACAACAGAACCTGTAGAACACCTAACGGATATAAACTGCCAGGAGCTCATTCACGAGCTACACCAAAAATCCGTACCTCAGGTCCAGATCGAGCTGCAGAGCTTTGATCAGAACATTGCGACATTTAAAAGCGTCGAGAATAAAGGCAAGCTCGTTCCATGCCTGGAAGCTTCCCTGTTACTGCAGGTTGGCTGCCTGAAACCGGGAGAGTCTAGAAGCCTGATTTTCGAGATGCGCATCGACAAGCACGGCCTTCGCCGATTCCTCGCCGACAAACACGGCCTGCTGACGTCCAGCCCCGACTGCGCGGAATCACCCTCCCTCTCTCTTGTCCACTGTCACTATGCGCCCGCGTTCTCCCGGGAGCGCCGGCGAGCCGCCTGTTCCGGCGTGGCCTTTTCTTTCAATTTCTGCCGGAGGGGCTGTTCGCCCATCGTGAGTCTCGTCGCCAGTCCCGTCAGCCCAGAtcccgccgccgccggcgccctCGAGGCTCCGGAGGACGACCTCTACGTCGATATTCCCCTCGTCGCCCCGCTCTCGCCCGCGCGAGACGCTGTGTTCGTTGGCCGCCAGATCCAGCTGCTGGTTGTCGACGCGCTCGGCAGGCTCGGCGTAGAAACCCCTCGCTCCATGCCCTGCGTCTCGCCTGCGCGGCTGCGGGAACTTGTCTCCGTGCTGTTCGGTATGAGCAGGGATTGTGCCTGCACCGTTCCCGCCTACGTCCGGGAAGCCCACCCGACCCTGGCCATCCACCAGCAGACCGAGGCACTATGTAAGAAACTTGAGCAGATCGTAGATGCATACGAGCACGGGGGCCGGGACACAGATGCCGCTGGCATCCCGCACTGGGCGCAGCTGGCTCGTGCCCTATATCTCTCGCTTATGTAACATCCTGAATCTTCATTTGGGTGTCCAACGCCTCCTTAGACCGCGGAACCCAGATGGCGGCTATGCCTTCCGTTACCTAAGCTAACGGGCTCGGCCGCGTGCCTTCTGCGCCCGCCCACTCAGCCTCTGAAGGACAACGCCTCGCCTTTACCTGAAGTGGGTGGCTGCTCACGGCGATCCGGTAGGATGTGTGGGGGCTGGCACGCTACGGGGGGATCTCGGGCTTCATACTAGCTGGCCTGCTTAGTCAGTTTTATATATAGCAACGATCACACAGAACACGCTGACCCCAGCGACCGGCGAACTGTACGGAGGGTTTGGGGGCCCGACGGTTTTCGCTGGTGCACAGATTAAAGAGGAAAGCGTTATACTCAGAAGGGTAAATATGCCCGTTTGCAGATGGGACAAACACATCTGCGACCCCCGCTGGCTGCAGTATGTGTATTTGCGTCCCAGGCGAAGACGGCAATGGAGCCAGCATGGTTCGCGTTGTCATTTGCGTACAGCTAATAAGCTCTGATCGTTTTTCTTTTTTCTGGAATAAGCGACCGTATGAGCTGGCGCCATCGCGGTATATAAGGCTGGGCAGGCGTGCGGATGTAGAACTCCAGGCCAGCCATCATAGGATATCGAATTAATCCATTCGCTGTCAGTCGCCATGCAATTCAAGACTACCGCCCTTTCCACCCTTCTATACGCTGCTGCGTACGTTGCCGCGCAGGAGGAGAACTCCTCTAGCTGGACCACCTTGTCGCACACCGCCACCTACACCGGCGTTGCTGTGACGGACTACGCCACGACATTTGGCATTGCCGTGCAGCCAATCACCACCAGCGTGTCCGAGGCGCCAAAGGAGCACAAGGAGAAGCCTACCAGCACCTGCGACGGCCCAGTCGCGACCGCTAAGCCTGAGATCGACGTCAAGGtcagcgcctgcgccaACGAGGGCACCCTACGCATGACCTTGACCGACGGGATCTTGTACGACGGCCGCGGAAGAATCGGTGCCATCGTTTCCAACAGACAGTTCCAGTTTGACGGCCCACCACCACAGGCTGGCTCCATCTACGCCAAGGGTTGGGCCCTAACCGAGGAGGGCAACTTGGCCCTAGGTGACAGCGACGTCTTCTACCAGTGTCTGTCCGGCAACTTCTACAACCTATATGACCAGAACATCGCACCACAATGCTCTCCAATTAAGCTCCAGGCAATCAAATTGGTCGACAACTGCTGAACAGCCACAAAGGTATATAGTGCATATATTGTATTAGTTAAACTAGGAATTTTTGTTGGCAGCTAGACTGCCCTACGTGGATTTCTCGTTGCGGATCCTGGGCTGCCGCTGGCGCTGACGCACAAGAGCAACTGCACAACTACTGGCGTACCGCATGCCTCCTTGTGCATTTTTGCCGCGGTGGACGTCGCTGACGTCA encodes the following:
- a CDS encoding AEL103Wp (Syntenic homolog of Saccharomyces cerevisiae YJL158C (CIS3), YKL164C (PIR1) and YKL163W (PIR3); Inverted gene duplication in Saccharomyces cerevisiae') → MQFKTTALSTLLYAAAYVAAQEENSSSWTTLSHTATYTGVAVTDYATTFGIAVQPITTSVSEAPKEHKEKPTSTCDGPVATAKPEIDVKVSACANEGTLRMTLTDGILYDGRGRIGAIVSNRQFQFDGPPPQAGSIYAKGWALTEEGNLALGDSDVFYQCLSGNFYNLYDQNIAPQCSPIKLQAIKLVDNC
- the FAR1 gene encoding cyclin-dependent protein serine/threonine kinase inhibiting protein FAR1 (Syntenic homolog of Saccharomyces cerevisiae YJL157C (FAR1)), encoding MSSLNVDGTANFTTPVIEYYAKFMHSPPSRDSVSGTSPTTKFLKTLSGGSIRRLSSKFRPHSRNSGLQQQQISYPQPVNRTLPVIHGPSGAAPVSLQKLGSTTMQGKKRPTPLNLKMVSQPLAVQKTSSDASKPKLGSPMKLRPPSKMQTNDLRSSGKTLVDDQGLRLSIQQSALSNSNRSPDTYAGRISTNYASIHRRHTITSAINGGKRYNSNACSICGENLNALLAGERIVELTCDHQSHYHCYFTLLEVSVQNDKYPRCQLCGQERKPKSDEILTDMKSSILLTKPLRSTQGSSISAQVLGPTSATGEKPLVDIYTPCEQLLKSADVGSNGFCSSYNDSMYCANTSDEVTLEYPLSATDSNPDSRSPTPSEGDCLKVNVIPQMNKLMVDDTLDEVIVPFVLNCFVPGVKKEDIDAECLADQSLRADVNEYISNKFSLHLNGSSPLRLFDRLNYSLDGNQWTHVVVYCFEKCLLLVEQEHTDVEPVIIGKIPMEHLSRLYKYNSNTIILDLKSISLPEVYLQDLKGSAALINKWHFYLSNAQSRVPVALQTTNCWQLLPQHILDKVPKELISYNQLTGDALGLTASLHNSTISGNRGINSCGKSSKLQIVVAVSLFNCQPELHSNEELLKIIQQQLRSLKYSLHEDDLLGIVVAAKEGFNNGRFYGMVSKNWELWDEIIDDMRVTESDNGHVSDIIDLHYIMEASSRLLSMVEGSSDYIRQLVILSNDYQAHSPAEPSDIPPGIYQRLEQFTSRAIEEYKFSITQLVTKNSHAILRNYVNGAHYNITTEPVEHLTDINCQELIHELHQKSVPQVQIELQSFDQNIATFKSVENKGKLVPCLEASLLLQVGCLKPGESRSLIFEMRIDKHGLRRFLADKHGLLTSSPDCAESPSLSLVHCHYAPAFSRERRRAACSGVAFSFNFCRRGCSPIVSLVASPVSPDPAAAGALEAPEDDLYVDIPLVAPLSPARDAVFVGRQIQLLVVDALGRLGVETPRSMPCVSPARLRELVSVLFGMSRDCACTVPAYVREAHPTLAIHQQTEALCKKLEQIVDAYEHGGRDTDAAGIPHWAQLARALYLSLM